One Solanum lycopersicum chromosome 2, SLM_r2.1 genomic region harbors:
- the LOC101262074 gene encoding geraniol 8-hydroxylase-like yields the protein MEYVNILLGLLFACFLVREVVISVRRSSKRVAPGPYPLPIIGNLHLLGDKPQISLAQLAKKYGPIMNLKLGQINTVVISSSVLAKEVMQKQDLSFSSRFGPDALCACNHNDFSVVWLPVNNSQWRSLRKSMNSHIFSVNKLDANKHLRTKKMQELIDYCHKSGQNGEAVDIGRAAFRTSLNLLSNTIFSKDLTDPFSDSDKEFRELVWNIMAEAGKPNLVDFFPFLKKIDPQGIRRRLTNHFSKVLQLLSGLIDERLKEREMGNRENVDVLDALLSISPEEIDRKHIEHLYLDLFAAGTDTTSNTLEWAMAELLKNPHTLEKAQEELAQVIGRGKLVDEADVAQLPYLQCIVKEALRLHPPVSLLIPRKVEEDVELCGYTVPKGSQVLVNVWAIGRDSGIWENPLDFKPERFWESEIDVRGRDFELIPFGAGRRICPGLPLAIRTIPVVLGSLINTFNWKLHGGIAPNDLNMEEKFGITLAKAQPLLAVPIPL from the exons ATGGAGTATGTGAACATTTTGTTAGGACTTTTATTCGCCTGTTTTTTGGTTCGTGAAGTTGTTATTTCAGTTAGAAGAAGCAGCAAAAGAGTTGCACCAGGTCCATATCCTCTGCCTATTATCGGAAATCTTCACTTGCTTGGCGATAAACCACAAATATCACTTGCTCAACTTGCAAAAAAATATGGCCCAATTATGAATCTCAAATTGGGGCAAATAAACACAGTCGTAATTTCTTCATCAGTGTTGGCTAAAGAAGTAATGCAAAAGCAAGATTTATCCTTTTCCAGTAGGTTTGGTCCAGACGCACTTTGTGCCTGCAATCACAATGATTTCTCAGTTGTATGGTTACCCGTCAACAACTCACAGTGGAGATCGCTTCGTAAGTCTATGAACTCTCACATATTTTCTGTGAACAAGCTTGATGCTAATAAGCATCTGAGGACAAAAAAGATGCAGGAGCTGATTGATTATTGTCACAAGAGTGGACAAAATGGTGAAGCAGTGGATATTGGCAGAGCAGCTTTTAGAACTTCCTTAAATTTGTTGTCCAACACCATTTTCTCTAAAGATTTGACTGATCCATTCTCTGATTCTGATAAGGAGTTTAGGGAATTGGTGTGGAATATCATGGCTGAGGCTGGTAAACCTAATTTGGTggattttttcccctttttaaaaaagattgatCCACAAGGTATAAGGCGGCGCTTGACGAATCATTTTAGTAAGGTTCTTCAACTTTTGAGTGGTTTGATTGATGAACGGCTAAAGGAAAGGGAAATGGGAAATCGCGAAAATGTTGATGTGTTAGATGCCCTTCTCAGCATTAGCCCTGAAGAAATCGACCGGAAACATATCGAGCATCTGTATctg GACTTGTTTGCAGCAGGAACAGATACGACATCAAATACATTGGAGTGGGCAATGGCTGAACTACTTAAGAATCCACATACTTTGGAGAAAGCACAAGAAGAACTTGCACAAGTAATTGGCAGAGGCAAACTAGTAGATGAAGCCGACGTTGCCCAGTTACCTTACTTGCAATGCATCGTGAAGGAAGCCTTACGTTTACACCCACCGGTTTCTTTATTAATTCCTCGCAAAGTGGAGGAAGATGTTGAGCTTTGTGGCTATACTGTTCCAAAAGGCTCCCAAGTTCTAGTGAACGTATGGGCGATTGGGCGTGACTCTGGAATATGGGAGAACCCTTTGGACTTTAAGCCAGAGAGGTTTTGGGAGTCTGAAATAGATGTTAGAGGTCGGGATTTTGAGTTGATTCCATTTGGTGCTGGTCGAAGAATTTGTCCTGGATTGCCTTTGGCTATCAGGACTATTCCAGTCGTGCTAGGTTCATTGATTAATACATTTAATTGGAAGCTACATGGTGGAATTGCACCTAATGATTTGAACATGGAGGAAAAATTTGGCATCACATTGGCAAAAGCTCAACCTCTGCTAGCTGTTCCCATTCCACTATAA
- the LOC101261578 gene encoding salicylic acid-binding protein 2 isoform X2, with amino-acid sequence MEANKKQGKHFVLVHGAGHGAWCWYKLKPLLEAAGHKVTALDLAASGIDLRKIEQLHTLHDYTLPLLELMESLPQEEKAILVGHSLGGMNLALAMEKYPKKIYAAVFLAAFMPDSIHISSYVMDQDVALGLSLVRTSSLFLEDLSKAKYLTDEGYGSVKRVYVVCTEDKGISKEFQQWQIDNIGVTEAKEIKGADHMAMLCMPKKLCDTLVEIADKYN; translated from the exons ATGGAAGCTAACAAGAAACAAGGAAAACATTTTGTTCTAGTACATGGTGCAGGCCATGGAGCTTGGTGTTGGTACAAGCTAAAACCATTGCTAGAGGCTGCAGGCCACAAGGTCACTGCTCTTGACTTAGCAGCCTCTGGCATTGATTTGAGAAAAATAGAGCAACTTCACACACTTCATGATTACACTTTGCCATTATTGGAATTAATGGAATCTCTTCCACAAGAGGAGAAAGCCATATTAGTTGGACATAGTCTTGGTGGTATGAATTTAGCACTTGCTATggaaaaatacccaaaaaagATCTATGCTGCTGTTTTCTTGGCTGCTTTTATGCCTGATTCTATTCACATATCTTCCTATGTTATGGATCAG GATGTTGCATTAGGATTATCATTAGTGAGAACAAGTTCTCTGTTTCTGGAAGATTTGTCAAAGGCCAAGTATTTGACAGATGAAGGATATGGATCTGTGAAGAGAGTTTATGTAGTGTGTACAGAGGATAAAGGCATATCAAAAGAATTTCAACAATGGCAAATTGATAATATTGGTGTTACTGAAGCAAAGGAAATTAAAGGTGCTGATCATATGGCAATGCTATGTATGCCCAAAAAACTTTGTGACACTCTCGTGGAGATTGCAGATAAATACAATTGA
- the LOC101261578 gene encoding salicylic acid-binding protein 2 isoform X1: MEANKKQGKHFVLVHGAGHGAWCWYKLKPLLEAAGHKVTALDLAASGIDLRKIEQLHTLHDYTLPLLELMESLPQEEKAILVGHSLGGMNLALAMEKYPKKIYAAVFLAAFMPDSIHISSYVMDQYNERTPAENWLDTQFLPYGTPEEPLTSMTFGPKFLADKLYRLSPPEDVALGLSLVRTSSLFLEDLSKAKYLTDEGYGSVKRVYVVCTEDKGISKEFQQWQIDNIGVTEAKEIKGADHMAMLCMPKKLCDTLVEIADKYN, translated from the exons ATGGAAGCTAACAAGAAACAAGGAAAACATTTTGTTCTAGTACATGGTGCAGGCCATGGAGCTTGGTGTTGGTACAAGCTAAAACCATTGCTAGAGGCTGCAGGCCACAAGGTCACTGCTCTTGACTTAGCAGCCTCTGGCATTGATTTGAGAAAAATAGAGCAACTTCACACACTTCATGATTACACTTTGCCATTATTGGAATTAATGGAATCTCTTCCACAAGAGGAGAAAGCCATATTAGTTGGACATAGTCTTGGTGGTATGAATTTAGCACTTGCTATggaaaaatacccaaaaaagATCTATGCTGCTGTTTTCTTGGCTGCTTTTATGCCTGATTCTATTCACATATCTTCCTATGTTATGGATCAG TACAATGAACGGACACCAGCAGAGAATTGGTTAGATACTCAATTTTTACCATATGGTACCCCTGAAGAGCCACTCACATCCATGACTTTTGGTCCCAAATTTTTGGCTGATAAGCTTTACCGGTTAAGCCCTCCTGAG GATGTTGCATTAGGATTATCATTAGTGAGAACAAGTTCTCTGTTTCTGGAAGATTTGTCAAAGGCCAAGTATTTGACAGATGAAGGATATGGATCTGTGAAGAGAGTTTATGTAGTGTGTACAGAGGATAAAGGCATATCAAAAGAATTTCAACAATGGCAAATTGATAATATTGGTGTTACTGAAGCAAAGGAAATTAAAGGTGCTGATCATATGGCAATGCTATGTATGCCCAAAAAACTTTGTGACACTCTCGTGGAGATTGCAGATAAATACAATTGA